A window of Desulfonauticus submarinus contains these coding sequences:
- a CDS encoding type II toxin-antitoxin system PemK/MazF family toxin: protein MEKFIKGDVVVIPFPFSDLSGSKRRPALIISNLEGYDLILCQITSKNIKDKYAIDLKDDDFAAGGLRQESNIRPNKIFTADKDIILYKIGSLKIHKLQEVINRIIEIIK from the coding sequence ATGGAAAAATTTATAAAAGGAGATGTAGTGGTTATTCCTTTTCCTTTTTCTGATTTAAGCGGAAGCAAAAGAAGACCAGCATTAATAATTTCAAATTTAGAAGGATATGATTTAATTTTGTGTCAAATAACAAGTAAAAATATAAAAGATAAGTATGCAATAGACCTAAAAGATGATGACTTTGCAGCAGGAGGCTTAAGACAAGAAAGTAATATAAGACCTAATAAAATATTTACAGCAGATAAAGATATAATTTTATATAAAATAGGTAGTTTGAAAATTCATAAGCTGCAAGAAGTAATAAATAGAATTATAGAAATAATAAAGTAA